The Candidatus Equadaptatus faecalis genome has a segment encoding these proteins:
- the surE gene encoding 5'/3'-nucleotidase SurE has product MKILLSNDDGVYAEGIHFLAKTLADAGHDLLVSAPARERSASGHSMTMHKLVTLEEIDKKFILGNYRAYACSGMPTDSVSLACDVLGFRPELVVSGINRGPNVAGDVTYSGTVCAAMEGLVFGATSVALSLNVVSRKETAYYETAAQFMKKFIGFLRENTEEKPQLYNINVPNLPYGEIKGTRVTRLGTRLYEDRVEIIERNGKEYYWIGGRIEDRFEEGTDVTALRDGYVSVTPLKMDMTDYERLEKLKSANCGI; this is encoded by the coding sequence ATGAAAATTCTGCTTTCAAACGACGACGGCGTTTATGCCGAAGGCATACATTTCCTTGCCAAAACTCTTGCAGACGCGGGGCATGACCTTCTTGTATCCGCTCCGGCAAGGGAAAGAAGCGCAAGCGGACATTCAATGACGATGCACAAGCTTGTTACGCTTGAAGAAATAGACAAAAAATTCATACTCGGAAACTACCGTGCCTATGCATGCAGCGGAATGCCTACCGACAGCGTAAGCCTTGCCTGCGACGTGCTCGGCTTCCGCCCCGAACTGGTTGTTTCTGGTATAAACAGAGGACCGAACGTCGCAGGGGACGTAACCTATTCCGGAACTGTCTGCGCCGCAATGGAAGGACTTGTTTTCGGCGCGACCTCCGTTGCGCTGTCTCTGAACGTCGTTTCAAGAAAAGAAACGGCGTATTACGAAACAGCAGCCCAGTTTATGAAAAAATTTATAGGTTTTCTGCGCGAAAATACCGAGGAAAAACCGCAGCTGTACAACATCAACGTTCCCAATCTGCCGTACGGCGAAATCAAAGGCACTCGCGTAACACGGCTCGGAACGAGGCTCTACGAAGACAGGGTGGAGATTATAGAGCGCAACGGAAAAGAATACTACTGGATAGGCGGACGAATTGAAGACCGCTTTGAAGAAGGTACCGACGTTACGGCGCTCCGCGACGGTTATGTTTCCGTAACGCCGCTGAAAATGGACATGACGGACTACGAAAGACTGGAAAAGCTTAAAAGTGCAAACTGCGGAATATAA
- a CDS encoding site-2 protease family protein yields the protein MSPKFAQILLGIPVLLWSLSFHEFCHGYAAYMLGDPTAKCDGRLSLNPLAHIDLVGGLCLLLFHFGWAKPVPINPAYFKHPKRDLAIVSLAGAAGNILTAFVCVQLFVRFPQFFTSYGLHLFMLLMIRMNVGLAAFNLIPIPPLDGSRVLYVLLPYGGMRFFDWLERYGMFVILVLVALNVLPYLMKPFMDLIIGIIGLGL from the coding sequence ATGAGTCCGAAATTTGCGCAAATTCTGCTTGGAATACCTGTTTTGCTTTGGTCGCTTTCGTTTCACGAATTCTGCCACGGTTACGCGGCGTACATGCTCGGCGACCCTACGGCAAAATGCGACGGACGGCTCAGCTTAAACCCGCTGGCGCACATTGACCTTGTCGGCGGTCTCTGCCTTCTGCTGTTTCATTTCGGCTGGGCAAAGCCGGTGCCCATCAATCCGGCGTATTTCAAACACCCGAAACGCGACCTGGCAATAGTTTCGCTTGCGGGCGCTGCCGGAAACATCCTCACCGCCTTTGTCTGCGTACAGCTATTTGTCCGCTTTCCGCAGTTTTTTACAAGCTACGGACTGCACCTTTTCATGCTGCTTATGATACGGATGAACGTAGGACTTGCGGCGTTTAACCTTATACCCATACCGCCGCTTGACGGTTCGCGAGTGCTCTACGTCCTCCTGCCTTACGGCGGAATGAGATTTTTTGACTGGCTGGAACGCTACGGAATGTTTGTAATACTTGTTCTTGTGGCGCTGAACGTGCTTCCGTACCTTATGAAGCCGTTTATGGACTTAATAATCGGCATTATAGGACTGGGACTGTAA
- a CDS encoding HD domain-containing protein, with the protein MNEIKFAKKIHEAGGELFLVGGCVRDRLLGKKPNDKDYLLCGISEEDFIRLFPRAVKVGKSFPVYLAYVGAKRCEIAFARTERKTGQGYTGFSVDYNPDITVEEDLYRRDLTINSMAYSVLGRKLMDPFGGRRDLKNKILRATSEHFSEDPVRALRAARFAAQFDFAVSHKTLEMMAACAGELANEPKPRILSELEKALSAPRPSIFFLTLKQTGLLNAVFSEIAALSGKSQPAEYHPEGDAFQHTMLVLDETAKETKRVEVRFAALMHDIGKGRTPEEMLPHHFGHEQRGVETIQEIAKSFELPKKWRMAAEFAAAEHMRPARLKQPAKIADLLVRLQKNPLGIEGFSIIVKADNHGENAECLANADKYIKAMEKVKAEDAPKGLKGTKLADWIRQKQIEAVKQLQAISYKPKS; encoded by the coding sequence ATGAACGAAATTAAATTTGCGAAAAAAATACACGAAGCCGGAGGAGAATTGTTTCTTGTCGGAGGCTGCGTGAGAGACAGACTGCTCGGCAAAAAACCGAACGACAAAGATTATCTGCTCTGCGGCATCTCCGAAGAAGATTTTATCCGGCTTTTTCCCCGCGCGGTAAAGGTTGGCAAAAGCTTTCCGGTATATCTTGCTTACGTAGGCGCAAAACGCTGTGAAATAGCTTTTGCCCGTACCGAAAGAAAAACGGGGCAGGGCTATACCGGCTTCAGCGTGGACTACAACCCTGACATTACCGTTGAGGAAGATTTATACCGCCGCGATTTGACGATAAACAGCATGGCGTATTCCGTGCTGGGACGAAAGCTTATGGATCCGTTCGGAGGCAGGAGGGATTTAAAAAATAAAATTCTCCGCGCGACATCGGAGCATTTCAGCGAGGATCCTGTGAGAGCTCTCCGCGCGGCGCGTTTTGCGGCGCAGTTTGATTTTGCCGTTTCGCACAAAACGCTTGAAATGATGGCGGCCTGTGCCGGAGAACTTGCAAACGAACCCAAACCCAGAATTTTGTCGGAGCTTGAAAAAGCTCTTTCGGCTCCGCGTCCATCAATATTTTTCCTTACGCTGAAACAGACGGGACTGTTGAACGCCGTTTTTTCCGAAATTGCGGCATTGTCAGGCAAAAGCCAGCCTGCCGAATATCACCCCGAGGGCGACGCCTTTCAGCACACTATGCTGGTGCTTGACGAAACCGCAAAAGAAACGAAGCGCGTGGAAGTTCGTTTTGCCGCGCTTATGCACGACATAGGCAAGGGCAGAACGCCTGAGGAAATGCTGCCGCACCATTTCGGACACGAGCAGAGAGGTGTTGAAACAATACAGGAAATTGCGAAAAGCTTTGAACTCCCCAAAAAGTGGCGTATGGCGGCGGAATTTGCGGCAGCTGAGCACATGCGCCCTGCAAGACTGAAACAGCCTGCAAAAATTGCGGATCTGCTTGTCAGACTGCAAAAAAATCCTCTCGGAATTGAAGGTTTTTCGATAATAGTTAAAGCGGACAACCACGGCGAAAACGCAGAATGTCTTGCAAATGCCGACAAATATATTAAGGCAATGGAAAAGGTAAAGGCCGAAGACGCGCCGAAAGGCTTAAAGGGAACAAAACTTGCCGACTGGATAAGACAGAAACAGATTGAAGCGGTAAAACAGCTGCAAGCTATAAGCTATAAGCCAAAATCTTAA
- a CDS encoding MBL fold metallo-hydrolase: MVQGKKTFEYPKNFVRYLGTGGARFTMIHQYRATGGMWFRYAGLNGVIDPGPGSLVKICEAYPQLNPEDIRALILTHRHIDHSTDVNVLAEAMTSGGYKKQGSILATHDAAFAEDPVLLSYSASKAENVYEMRDGEKIKLPNGITVEPVRHVHHGVDCFGLIFAKRGFPTWGVISDTRPLPEFIKRYKRCKFISLNSTMLIRRPNVDHYSLPDAADFVHDCSAGLVTLSHLGRMIVEGKPQELVSGFATKKTRVLAARDGMIIDLDTLAAYVPPEKRRRKVKYSEI; encoded by the coding sequence ATGGTTCAGGGAAAGAAAACTTTTGAATATCCGAAAAATTTCGTGCGCTATCTGGGCACCGGCGGCGCACGCTTTACAATGATACATCAGTACCGCGCGACAGGCGGAATGTGGTTCCGCTACGCGGGTCTGAACGGCGTTATAGACCCCGGCCCCGGAAGCCTTGTAAAAATCTGCGAAGCATATCCGCAGCTTAATCCGGAGGACATACGCGCGCTTATTCTCACGCACAGGCATATCGACCACAGCACGGACGTGAACGTCCTTGCCGAAGCAATGACCTCCGGCGGCTACAAAAAACAGGGCTCAATACTGGCCACGCACGACGCGGCTTTTGCGGAAGACCCCGTACTGCTCTCCTATTCCGCTTCAAAAGCCGAAAACGTGTACGAAATGCGCGACGGCGAAAAAATAAAGCTGCCGAACGGCATAACGGTCGAACCTGTCAGGCACGTACACCACGGGGTTGACTGCTTCGGACTGATATTCGCCAAGCGCGGTTTTCCGACCTGGGGCGTTATCAGCGACACAAGACCACTGCCGGAATTTATAAAACGTTACAAACGCTGTAAATTTATATCGCTGAACTCCACAATGCTTATCCGCCGTCCGAACGTTGACCACTATTCCCTGCCGGACGCAGCTGATTTTGTCCATGATTGCTCTGCCGGACTTGTAACTCTGTCGCATTTGGGACGAATGATTGTTGAAGGAAAACCGCAGGAACTGGTCAGCGGTTTTGCGACAAAAAAAACGCGTGTCCTTGCGGCACGCGATGGAATGATAATCGACCTTGACACGCTTGCGGCTTACGTTCCGCCCGAAAAACGCAGAAGAAAGGTCAAATACAGCGAAATTTAG
- a CDS encoding thiamine diphosphokinase — translation MFVLKLPKLTIETQYPDDTALFVLGGRQPDAEWLKSLDFQTAVWAVDRGADICRAADIVPERLIGDCDSADEETWSEFERSGVTRTDRYPADKDLTDFQLALGVFAKERRGGGIFLTGCFGGRFDHLWSSVISFAKPAEYRAVGLADEKEGMIFLSGISKAVLNFEEKPQAFSLLPLSRKCQGVCLHGTRWELDGAQLDYFEPYSISNRLDEDLCVSVSLKNGLLAVYWNWKEEDK, via the coding sequence ATGTTTGTGCTGAAACTTCCCAAACTTACGATAGAAACGCAGTATCCTGACGACACGGCGCTTTTTGTGCTCGGCGGAAGACAGCCTGACGCTGAATGGCTGAAATCGCTTGACTTTCAGACCGCCGTCTGGGCTGTTGACAGAGGAGCGGACATCTGCCGCGCCGCGGATATTGTTCCCGAAAGACTTATAGGGGACTGTGACAGCGCGGACGAAGAAACGTGGAGCGAGTTTGAGCGAAGCGGCGTTACCCGCACGGACAGATATCCGGCGGACAAAGATTTAACGGATTTTCAGCTTGCGCTCGGCGTTTTCGCAAAAGAGCGCAGGGGCGGAGGAATATTTCTTACCGGCTGTTTCGGAGGGCGTTTTGACCATCTGTGGAGCAGCGTCATTTCCTTTGCGAAGCCTGCCGAATACAGGGCAGTAGGGCTTGCCGACGAAAAAGAAGGAATGATTTTCCTCAGCGGCATTTCAAAAGCCGTACTGAATTTTGAAGAAAAACCGCAGGCGTTTTCACTGCTTCCGCTCAGCCGCAAATGCCAGGGCGTATGCCTGCACGGCACACGCTGGGAGCTTGACGGGGCGCAGCTTGATTATTTTGAGCCGTACAGCATAAGCAACAGGCTCGACGAAGACCTGTGCGTGTCGGTGTCGCTGAAAAACGGACTGCTTGCGGTGTACTGGAACTGGAAAGAGGAGGATAAATAA
- a CDS encoding pyridoxal phosphate-dependent aminotransferase produces MKLSDRILQIKPSATLSISGKAKQMKAEGRPVISFSVGEPDFATPQAGAKAGIDAVNRGESHYTLTSGIIELRREICNYYKNRFDLDYTPDEVTVASGAKPLLYEAFQVLVNPGDEVVLFAPAWVSYVEQLHLAGGKEVLIDTMNTNFVPDAQALEAVITDKTVGIVFNSPNNPTGAMFGEETLKLIAETAKKHDLWILSDEIYERLSYGKQHINLLQAAPDVRDRTILINGASKAYAMTGWRVGWALGPKEIISKINSLQGHLTSNACAVAQWAALGALQGAEEDVEKMRLAFAERRETIMKLISDMPYLKITEPDGAFYAFVNIKDCPVPDDMEFCARLLEEKYVATVPGTAFFAPGYIRISYASSMENIVEGMKRLKEFLESL; encoded by the coding sequence ATGAAGCTTTCGGACAGAATTTTGCAGATTAAGCCTTCCGCGACACTAAGTATTTCGGGCAAGGCAAAGCAGATGAAGGCAGAGGGCAGGCCGGTTATTTCTTTCAGCGTCGGCGAGCCTGATTTTGCAACGCCGCAGGCGGGCGCCAAGGCGGGAATAGACGCCGTTAACCGCGGCGAGTCGCATTATACGCTTACGTCAGGCATTATTGAACTCCGCAGGGAGATTTGCAATTATTACAAAAACCGTTTTGACCTTGATTACACCCCGGACGAAGTGACGGTAGCTTCCGGCGCCAAACCGCTTCTTTACGAGGCGTTTCAGGTGCTTGTCAACCCGGGCGATGAAGTCGTTCTTTTTGCGCCGGCATGGGTAAGCTACGTTGAACAGCTGCATCTTGCAGGCGGCAAAGAGGTTCTCATTGATACGATGAATACGAATTTTGTTCCTGACGCGCAGGCTCTTGAAGCTGTGATTACGGACAAAACCGTGGGTATTGTTTTCAATTCGCCGAATAATCCGACAGGCGCAATGTTTGGGGAAGAAACTCTGAAGCTTATCGCCGAGACCGCAAAAAAACATGACCTTTGGATACTTTCGGACGAGATTTACGAACGCCTTTCCTACGGCAAACAGCATATCAACCTTCTGCAGGCTGCGCCTGACGTACGAGACCGCACAATTTTGATTAACGGCGCGAGCAAGGCCTACGCCATGACAGGCTGGCGCGTCGGCTGGGCGCTCGGACCGAAGGAAATTATTTCCAAGATTAACTCTTTGCAGGGACATCTGACCTCCAACGCTTGCGCAGTCGCACAGTGGGCTGCTCTCGGCGCACTGCAGGGCGCGGAGGAGGACGTTGAAAAGATGCGTCTTGCCTTTGCGGAACGCCGCGAAACAATAATGAAGCTTATCAGCGATATGCCGTATCTGAAAATCACGGAACCTGACGGCGCGTTTTACGCTTTTGTTAATATCAAGGACTGCCCCGTTCCTGACGACATGGAGTTCTGCGCACGGCTTCTTGAGGAAAAATACGTAGCAACAGTCCCCGGCACCGCGTTCTTTGCCCCGGGCTACATCAGAATTTCCTACGCTTCCTCAATGGAAAATATTGTTGAAGGCATGAAACGTCTCAAAGAATTTTTGGAGAGCCTGTGA
- a CDS encoding tRNA 2-thiocytidine(32) synthetase TtcA — protein MIKENDRILIGLSGGKDSLVLSLVLAVLKKRSPVNFDLSACIIDQSNGSMNTGAVLEFMKTLDIPVRVEPHSTYEIIEAREERSPCSLCANFRRGLLATVAKEENCSVIALGHHKDDAAETVLLNLCYGGHFKCFRPNMFMTRTKLRVIRPLVYVEERNTALEAERLALPVTSSCCPYGEDTKRITAKKLLAEIEKEVPTIKSNLIHALKNCSESESWK, from the coding sequence ATGATAAAGGAAAACGACAGGATTTTAATAGGACTTTCCGGCGGGAAAGACAGTCTTGTCCTTTCGCTTGTCCTTGCCGTTTTGAAAAAAAGAAGCCCCGTAAATTTTGACCTTTCAGCCTGCATAATAGACCAGTCAAACGGCAGCATGAACACGGGCGCGGTTCTTGAATTTATGAAAACGCTTGATATTCCAGTGCGCGTCGAGCCTCATTCCACGTACGAAATCATCGAGGCAAGAGAGGAACGCTCCCCGTGCAGTCTGTGCGCGAATTTCAGGCGCGGACTGCTTGCGACCGTTGCGAAAGAAGAAAACTGCAGCGTAATAGCCCTCGGACACCACAAAGACGACGCCGCCGAAACTGTTCTGCTCAATCTCTGTTACGGCGGACATTTCAAATGCTTCCGCCCGAATATGTTCATGACTCGGACAAAACTGCGCGTCATACGACCGCTTGTTTATGTTGAAGAAAGAAACACGGCGCTTGAGGCAGAGCGGCTTGCGCTTCCCGTAACAAGCTCCTGCTGCCCGTACGGGGAAGACACGAAAAGAATTACCGCAAAAAAACTGCTCGCGGAAATAGAAAAAGAAGTTCCGACGATAAAAAGCAATCTCATTCACGCGCTCAAAAACTGTTCCGAAAGCGAAAGCTGGAAATAA
- a CDS encoding isoprenylcysteine carboxylmethyltransferase family protein, translating into MNDKISSAAFKCRGLFWTLFAIGFLIYPGSFSTARYCAGFVLVVAGQLLRFWAAGYIPQYRTEVIGAPELITSGPYSYVRNPLYAGNFIMGFGWALMAGFGWLAAFCAAFFLLYCVVIIPAEEKFLEGKFGEKYTAYKETTGALIPLSFPKTAEQNKKFDFKAAWACERYSIRTHVIVTVLLTARLLFFR; encoded by the coding sequence ATGAACGACAAAATTTCTTCGGCGGCGTTTAAGTGCAGAGGCTTGTTCTGGACGCTGTTTGCCATAGGTTTTCTGATTTATCCCGGGAGCTTTTCAACGGCAAGATACTGCGCCGGTTTTGTGCTTGTTGTCGCGGGGCAGCTTCTGCGTTTTTGGGCTGCCGGATATATTCCGCAGTACCGCACCGAAGTAATAGGAGCGCCGGAGCTTATCACCTCAGGTCCGTATTCTTACGTCAGAAATCCTCTTTACGCCGGCAATTTTATAATGGGCTTCGGCTGGGCTCTTATGGCGGGTTTCGGCTGGCTGGCAGCATTCTGCGCGGCGTTTTTCCTGCTCTACTGTGTTGTAATAATTCCGGCAGAAGAAAAATTTCTTGAAGGAAAATTCGGAGAAAAATATACCGCTTACAAAGAAACAACGGGTGCTCTCATACCGCTTTCATTCCCAAAAACGGCGGAACAGAACAAAAAATTTGATTTCAAGGCGGCGTGGGCGTGCGAGAGATATTCAATACGCACCCACGTAATCGTTACGGTTCTGCTTACGGCGCGTCTGCTGTTTTTCCGCTAA
- the coaE gene encoding dephospho-CoA kinase (Dephospho-CoA kinase (CoaE) performs the final step in coenzyme A biosynthesis.) — protein sequence MLTIGLTGDVGAGKSTLCKTWREMGAEIIDSDTIARDMWLLPAVQKKAEKRWGKNFFDSDVKEVYARIADKIFSDNAEYEFAGKLLYAPTMKEIEKRLRKIPENGWAVVEIPLLYEHGSEKMFDMVVYAAATLKKRTERNTARSWTRDELKRRQAKLMSRKEKMERADLLLRNSGTEEEWRVKAERAGRKFIRLAAAQNCGKAEK from the coding sequence ATGCTTACAATCGGACTCACAGGCGACGTTGGAGCTGGTAAAAGCACGCTTTGCAAAACGTGGCGCGAAATGGGCGCCGAGATAATAGACTCGGACACGATAGCCCGTGACATGTGGCTGCTCCCTGCCGTACAGAAAAAGGCCGAAAAACGCTGGGGCAAAAATTTCTTTGACTCTGACGTTAAGGAAGTTTATGCAAGGATAGCGGACAAAATTTTTTCAGACAACGCGGAATATGAGTTCGCAGGCAAACTGCTGTATGCTCCTACAATGAAAGAGATAGAAAAGAGACTTAGAAAAATTCCCGAAAACGGCTGGGCTGTGGTTGAGATACCTCTTTTGTACGAGCACGGCTCTGAAAAAATGTTTGATATGGTCGTCTATGCGGCGGCGACGCTTAAAAAACGCACGGAGCGGAATACTGCGCGCAGCTGGACAAGGGACGAACTGAAACGCAGACAGGCAAAGCTTATGTCGCGAAAAGAAAAAATGGAACGCGCCGACCTGCTTCTCCGCAACAGCGGAACGGAAGAAGAATGGCGGGTGAAGGCTGAAAGAGCCGGAAGAAAATTTATCAGGCTTGCGGCCGCGCAGAACTGCGGGAAGGCAGAGAAATAA
- a CDS encoding UvrD-helicase domain-containing protein → MNILENLNPRQREAVEYCDGPELVLAGAGSGKTKVLTTKIAYLISEKRVLPWKIVALTFTNKAAKEMRDRVEALIGSGLSGMDVCTFHSYGLRFLRRYGEALQKLGYRNSFVIFDRSDTKSIIKKLLEELNIDQKQLSPVEAVEMISNAKTASNPVTRDVRIHSRWQELYDRYQKTLLEQNALDFDDLMVLPLHILATNAEVREAERSRIEWVLVDEYQDVNTPQYLLLRLLVDESRKIMVVGDPDQSIYGWRGADMSVIMNFERHFAGAKVVVLDQNYRSTGQILKGANGVIRNNSDRHPKDLWTAASEGASIQVYRAKNDLDESQWVCKNINRLLDEGYRYGEMAILYRVNALSRGIEQQLLESSLPYRVIRGLAFYERAEVKDVLSMMRLAVNPSDSVSLARIANVPVRGLGKKSVENLSAWLYEHRKESPEDIWSLLEECGAELKGKAKDGARELARNMLSILASQDNMQAVINDILYTQGYEDYLKENKPDDWAEREENVLEILSLVPEDGTLDKLLAEISLYTDADTPAEIEDSINLLTLHAAKGLEFPVVFIIGMEEGLFPSSRSVSGESDIAEERRLCYVGMTRAREKLFMSGAASRLLFGGIQSNTTSRFIGEIPPDCKETEDNSIRSWEDAYNRTHRRRWSW, encoded by the coding sequence ATGAATATACTTGAAAATCTTAATCCGAGACAGCGCGAAGCGGTAGAATACTGCGACGGGCCGGAGCTTGTCCTTGCAGGCGCCGGAAGCGGCAAAACAAAAGTGTTGACGACAAAAATCGCGTATCTTATCAGCGAAAAACGCGTGTTGCCATGGAAAATAGTCGCGCTTACCTTTACGAACAAGGCTGCGAAAGAAATGCGCGACAGGGTGGAGGCTCTTATCGGCAGCGGACTGTCGGGCATGGACGTCTGCACCTTCCATTCCTACGGACTGCGTTTTCTGCGCCGTTACGGCGAAGCGCTGCAAAAGCTCGGTTACAGAAATTCTTTCGTAATTTTTGACCGAAGCGATACAAAATCAATTATCAAAAAACTGCTGGAAGAACTGAATATTGACCAGAAACAGCTTTCGCCGGTGGAAGCTGTTGAAATGATTTCAAATGCAAAAACAGCGTCAAATCCCGTTACGCGCGACGTTCGCATACACTCCCGCTGGCAGGAGCTTTACGACAGATACCAGAAAACGCTGCTTGAGCAGAACGCGCTTGATTTTGACGACCTTATGGTGCTTCCGCTGCATATTCTCGCAACAAACGCCGAGGTGCGCGAGGCGGAACGCAGCCGCATAGAATGGGTACTTGTTGACGAATATCAGGATGTGAACACGCCGCAGTATCTTTTGCTTCGTCTGCTTGTTGACGAAAGCAGAAAAATTATGGTCGTCGGAGACCCCGACCAGTCTATTTACGGATGGCGCGGCGCGGATATGTCTGTTATCATGAATTTTGAACGGCATTTCGCGGGGGCAAAGGTCGTGGTGCTTGACCAGAATTACCGCTCAACGGGGCAGATACTCAAGGGCGCGAACGGCGTTATCAGAAACAACAGCGACAGACATCCTAAGGACTTGTGGACGGCGGCGTCTGAAGGCGCGAGCATACAGGTTTACAGGGCAAAAAACGATTTGGACGAGTCGCAGTGGGTATGCAAAAATATTAACAGACTGCTTGACGAAGGTTACCGTTACGGGGAAATGGCGATTTTGTACAGGGTGAACGCGCTCAGCCGCGGAATTGAACAGCAGCTGCTTGAAAGCTCTCTGCCGTACAGGGTTATACGCGGTCTTGCGTTCTATGAAAGGGCGGAAGTCAAGGACGTGCTTTCAATGATGAGACTCGCCGTGAATCCGTCGGACTCCGTTTCGCTCGCGCGTATTGCAAATGTTCCAGTCAGAGGGCTTGGCAAAAAATCCGTTGAAAATTTGTCCGCATGGCTTTACGAACACAGAAAAGAGTCTCCCGAAGATATATGGAGTCTGCTTGAAGAATGCGGCGCCGAACTGAAAGGCAAGGCAAAGGACGGCGCGAGGGAACTCGCACGGAATATGCTCTCGATACTTGCCTCGCAGGACAATATGCAGGCTGTTATAAACGATATACTGTACACGCAGGGCTACGAAGATTATCTTAAAGAAAACAAGCCTGACGACTGGGCGGAGAGGGAAGAAAACGTGCTTGAAATTCTCTCTCTTGTTCCCGAGGACGGTACGCTTGACAAGCTTCTTGCCGAGATTTCGCTCTATACCGACGCGGATACTCCGGCGGAAATTGAAGACAGCATAAATCTGCTTACCCTGCACGCGGCAAAAGGACTTGAATTTCCCGTAGTATTCATTATAGGCATGGAGGAAGGACTGTTCCCGAGCTCTCGCTCGGTAAGCGGAGAAAGCGACATAGCGGAGGAACGCAGACTGTGCTACGTAGGCATGACGCGTGCAAGGGAAAAACTGTTTATGAGCGGTGCGGCGTCAAGGCTTTTGTTCGGCGGAATACAGAGCAATACGACCTCGCGCTTTATAGGCGAAATTCCGCCTGACTGCAAGGAAACGGAAGACAACAGCATAAGGAGCTGGGAAGATGCTTACAATCGGACTCACAGGCGACGTTGGAGCTGGTAA
- the raiA gene encoding ribosome-associated translation inhibitor RaiA → METKFLIRNVEPDDRLKDYMETKLAKVEKFFDRIISTQVSLNFKRGRCSVEITENVNGCIIRAEESDADLRKAFDRALKNIERQVKKHKEMLNKKGRIKLQDIEFDLDSIVLPEEPEGREIIRKKSFDAGVMTPEEATMQMDLLGHEFFIFKNSETGEINVVYKRKEGGYGLLEPR, encoded by the coding sequence ATGGAGACAAAATTTTTAATCCGCAACGTAGAACCGGATGACAGGCTGAAAGATTATATGGAAACAAAGCTTGCCAAGGTGGAGAAGTTTTTTGACAGGATTATCTCAACGCAGGTTTCGCTTAACTTCAAACGCGGACGCTGTTCTGTCGAAATAACCGAGAACGTGAACGGCTGCATTATCCGTGCCGAGGAATCGGACGCAGATCTTCGCAAGGCTTTTGACCGTGCGCTTAAAAATATTGAGCGTCAGGTGAAGAAGCACAAGGAAATGCTTAACAAAAAGGGCAGAATCAAGCTTCAGGACATTGAATTTGACCTTGATTCAATAGTTCTTCCGGAAGAGCCCGAAGGCAGGGAAATTATCAGGAAAAAGAGCTTTGACGCCGGCGTTATGACGCCCGAAGAAGCTACGATGCAGATGGATCTTCTCGGTCACGAATTTTTCATCTTCAAAAATTCCGAGACCGGTGAAATCAACGTTGTGTACAAAAGAAAAGAAGGCGGCTACGGATTACTTGAGCCAAGATAA
- the frr gene encoding ribosome recycling factor, giving the protein MPKAVIDQLKENSEKALGFLRASLQGIRTGRAHPGLVSDIKVDYFGTPTPIKNMGSINVPEARQLVIVPWDKTALKAIEKAIQASSLGINPQNDGESIRLNMPELTHERRVELNKIVNKTAEDARIGVRNARRDAIEKLKKMEKDSEITEDELKKFQKTAQDETDAFIKKIDEIAAEKEKEILEK; this is encoded by the coding sequence ATGCCCAAGGCAGTAATTGACCAGCTTAAAGAAAACAGCGAAAAAGCACTCGGATTCCTCAGAGCTTCACTGCAGGGAATACGTACCGGCAGAGCTCATCCCGGACTTGTTTCCGACATCAAGGTTGACTATTTCGGCACCCCCACGCCTATTAAAAATATGGGCAGCATCAACGTTCCGGAAGCCAGACAGCTTGTAATCGTTCCCTGGGACAAAACGGCTCTCAAAGCTATTGAAAAAGCAATTCAGGCTTCGTCTCTCGGCATCAATCCGCAGAACGACGGAGAGTCAATCCGGCTCAACATGCCGGAGCTGACGCATGAACGCCGCGTTGAGCTCAACAAAATTGTCAACAAAACGGCTGAAGACGCCCGCATAGGCGTACGCAACGCACGCCGCGACGCTATTGAAAAGCTGAAAAAAATGGAAAAAGACAGCGAGATTACGGAAGACGAGCTTAAGAAATTCCAGAAAACGGCTCAGGACGAAACAGATGCTTTCATTAAGAAAATTGACGAAATCGCTGCTGAAAAAGAAAAAGAAATTCTTGAAAAATAA